One Curtobacterium sp. BH-2-1-1 genomic region harbors:
- a CDS encoding class I SAM-dependent methyltransferase has protein sequence MDRVSTTTFDDLIAIGEAADVTGWDFSWLDGRATEERPPWGYANLLGERLGRLAEVPGSASLDVQTGGGEVLAEATAFPATAVATESWAPNVAAATRLLHPRGVVVVADPDEPPLPFADGAFDLVTSRHPAAIHWDEIARVLAPGGTYFAQHVGPASVFELIEFFLGPKPIERRGRHHDDEADAARAAGLEVVDLRTARTRIEIHDVAAVVYLLRKVIWWVPDFSVERYRDRLRDLHELIQRDGPFVASSARHLIEARRPE, from the coding sequence ATGGACCGCGTGAGCACCACGACCTTCGACGACCTGATCGCGATCGGCGAAGCCGCCGACGTCACCGGCTGGGACTTCTCGTGGCTCGACGGCCGCGCCACCGAGGAGCGCCCGCCGTGGGGCTACGCGAACCTGCTCGGCGAGCGACTCGGCCGCCTCGCCGAGGTCCCCGGTTCCGCCAGCCTCGACGTGCAGACCGGCGGTGGTGAGGTCCTCGCCGAGGCCACGGCGTTCCCGGCCACGGCGGTCGCCACGGAGTCCTGGGCGCCGAACGTCGCCGCCGCCACTCGGCTCCTGCATCCGCGCGGAGTGGTCGTCGTCGCTGACCCGGACGAACCACCGCTGCCCTTCGCCGACGGCGCCTTCGACCTCGTGACGAGCCGGCACCCCGCCGCGATCCACTGGGACGAGATCGCCCGAGTACTCGCCCCCGGAGGCACCTACTTCGCCCAGCACGTCGGCCCGGCGAGCGTGTTCGAGCTCATCGAGTTCTTCCTCGGCCCGAAGCCGATCGAGCGTCGGGGGCGACACCACGACGACGAGGCCGACGCCGCGCGAGCCGCCGGCCTCGAGGTCGTGGACCTCCGGACCGCTCGCACCCGCATCGAGATCCACGACGTCGCGGCGGTGGTCTACCTGCTGCGGAAGGTGATCTGGTGGGTGCCGGACTTCAGCGTCGAGCGATACCGCGACCGTCTGCGCGACCTGCACGAGCTGATCCAGCGGGACGGACCGTTCGTGGCGTCCTCAGCCCGGCACCTCATCGAGGCACGCCGACCCGAGTAG
- a CDS encoding M56 family metallopeptidase → MVVTGVVLIALALAVVVLAPRVLTRSAWTIDRPRTALVCWSVAVLLGVVGFVAGITLLVVANRPITDPMGFGGSPTHGLNVGVALLAVLAFVIAVRVRPGPEHEAVREAMRSGAAPHREIDGTPVSVLEADHALACAVPGRSGGVLVSTGLADRLRTDELEAVVAHERAHLTQRHAVAVGIAESIERAVPWIPGARAMARSTRVLVEFAADDAAARRVGRDALRRAVLVADGTSALGAIRASRLGS, encoded by the coding sequence GTGGTCGTCACCGGAGTCGTCCTCATCGCGCTCGCCCTGGCGGTCGTGGTCCTCGCGCCCCGGGTCCTGACCCGCTCCGCGTGGACGATCGACCGGCCGCGAACCGCGCTGGTGTGCTGGTCGGTGGCGGTGCTGCTCGGCGTGGTCGGCTTCGTCGCGGGCATCACGTTGCTCGTCGTGGCCAACCGCCCGATCACCGACCCGATGGGCTTCGGCGGCTCCCCCACGCACGGGCTCAACGTCGGCGTCGCCCTGCTCGCCGTGCTCGCGTTCGTGATCGCGGTCCGGGTCCGCCCCGGCCCCGAGCACGAGGCCGTGCGCGAGGCGATGCGCTCCGGTGCGGCACCGCACCGCGAGATCGACGGCACGCCGGTGTCCGTCCTCGAGGCGGACCACGCGCTCGCCTGCGCCGTCCCCGGCAGGTCCGGCGGCGTGCTCGTGAGCACCGGGCTCGCGGACCGTCTGCGCACCGACGAACTGGAGGCCGTGGTCGCCCACGAACGCGCGCACCTGACCCAGCGCCACGCGGTCGCGGTCGGGATCGCCGAGTCGATCGAGCGTGCGGTCCCGTGGATCCCCGGTGCGCGCGCCATGGCGCGCTCGACGCGCGTCCTCGTGGAGTTCGCCGCCGACGACGCGGCCGCCCGACGTGTCGGACGCGACGCGCTGCGGCGAGCCGTCCTGGTGGCGGACGGGACGAGCGCGCTCGGGGCGATCCGCGCCTCCCGTCTGGGGTCCTGA
- a CDS encoding LysR substrate-binding domain-containing protein, which translates to MDRELDVDLRQLRAFLAVADELHFGRAAEALRIAQPALSQQIRRTERALGVDLFARTSRSVALTPAGRVLQGRARSLLQQARRDLDETVRVGRGEAGRLDVGFVVSALPLGPIERVQVFREHYPLVRVELTEGYSSTLLARIVRGELDLAIVRDPDPDPAVRFLPFRSERFVAAVPRGHRLAARASIRGPELLDDPFVFFPAEAGSVATERNLAPVVSGPRRPVVVQEATTWATVLHLVGAGLGVTVAPESATLAAPDTVVLLPLEADDHRSELVWAARADDDREILRNFIAATE; encoded by the coding sequence ATGGATCGCGAGCTCGATGTTGACCTCCGGCAGCTCCGGGCGTTCCTCGCCGTGGCCGACGAACTGCACTTCGGACGTGCTGCCGAGGCGCTCCGGATCGCGCAGCCGGCACTGTCGCAGCAGATCCGGCGGACGGAACGGGCGCTCGGCGTCGACCTCTTCGCGCGGACGAGTCGCAGCGTCGCGCTCACCCCGGCCGGACGGGTGTTGCAGGGACGGGCACGATCGCTCCTGCAGCAGGCTCGCCGGGACCTCGACGAGACCGTGCGGGTGGGCCGGGGCGAAGCGGGTCGGCTCGACGTCGGGTTCGTCGTCTCCGCGCTGCCGCTCGGTCCGATCGAACGCGTGCAGGTGTTCCGGGAGCATTACCCGCTCGTCCGCGTGGAACTCACCGAGGGCTACTCGTCGACCCTGCTGGCGCGGATCGTCCGCGGGGAGCTCGACCTGGCGATCGTACGAGATCCCGATCCCGACCCGGCCGTGCGCTTCCTGCCGTTCCGCAGCGAGCGGTTCGTGGCAGCGGTCCCGCGTGGGCACCGGCTCGCGGCGCGGGCATCGATCCGGGGACCGGAGCTGCTCGACGACCCGTTCGTGTTCTTCCCGGCGGAGGCCGGATCGGTCGCGACCGAACGCAACCTCGCCCCGGTGGTGTCCGGTCCCCGGCGACCCGTGGTCGTGCAGGAGGCCACCACCTGGGCCACGGTGCTGCACCTGGTCGGCGCGGGCCTCGGGGTGACGGTGGCGCCGGAGAGCGCCACGCTCGCCGCTCCGGACACCGTCGTGCTGCTGCCGCTCGAGGCGGACGACCACCGGAGCGAGCTGGTCTGGGCCGCCCGCGCCGACGACGACCGCGAGATCCTGCGGAACTTCATCGCCGCGACGGAGTGA
- a CDS encoding BlaI/MecI/CopY family transcriptional regulator codes for MAGQRSRPRGQLEQAVLDALWSADGGLSARQVLDAFPEPRPALTTVLTVLDRLGRKGRVERQQHDDAPLTFRATNSREEQTASLMSNALAAATDREAALLQFTGSLASDDLDVIRRALDARARS; via the coding sequence ATGGCAGGTCAGCGATCACGCCCCCGCGGGCAGCTCGAGCAGGCGGTGCTCGACGCGCTCTGGTCGGCGGACGGCGGGCTCAGCGCGCGCCAGGTGCTCGACGCCTTCCCGGAACCCCGGCCCGCACTGACGACCGTGCTCACCGTGCTCGACCGCCTCGGTCGCAAGGGCCGGGTAGAGCGGCAGCAGCACGACGACGCTCCGCTCACCTTCCGTGCGACGAACAGCAGGGAAGAGCAGACCGCCTCCCTCATGTCGAACGCGCTCGCCGCCGCGACCGACCGCGAAGCCGCCCTGCTGCAGTTCACCGGGTCGCTCGCCTCCGACGACCTCGACGTCATCCGCCGCGCCCTCGACGCCCGAGCCCGTTCCTGA
- a CDS encoding GNAT family N-acetyltransferase → MPDATTTDAVLITDIASAADAEAFRVLNEAWISRFFTVEDEDRKLLGDPLGQIVEPGGAAFVARLGSDGPVIGCVGIAPVGPGVFELVKMAVSPEHQGHGTGRKLIAAALERARAIGAHRVVLESNAQLASAVHLYEAFGFRHLGHDEVAPSPYARADVHMTLDL, encoded by the coding sequence ATGCCCGATGCGACCACCACCGACGCCGTCCTCATCACCGACATCGCCTCCGCTGCCGACGCCGAGGCGTTCCGCGTCCTCAACGAGGCCTGGATCAGCCGGTTCTTCACGGTCGAGGACGAGGACCGGAAGCTCCTCGGCGACCCACTCGGCCAGATCGTCGAGCCCGGCGGCGCCGCCTTCGTCGCACGGCTCGGATCGGACGGGCCGGTCATCGGCTGCGTCGGCATCGCGCCCGTCGGGCCCGGGGTGTTCGAGCTGGTCAAGATGGCCGTCTCGCCCGAGCACCAGGGGCACGGCACCGGCCGGAAGCTCATCGCCGCGGCGCTCGAACGTGCCCGGGCGATCGGTGCGCACCGCGTGGTGCTGGAGAGCAACGCGCAGCTGGCCAGCGCCGTGCACCTGTACGAGGCGTTCGGGTTCCGGCACCTCGGCCACGACGAGGTCGCGCCGAGCCCCTACGCCCGCGCGGACGTCCACATGACACTCGACCTCTGA
- a CDS encoding FBP domain-containing protein, producing the protein MKPLTEADIRSSFVNATPDELAQLPIPGLHETLWDEREFLGWRDPQAARRGYIVSWIDDRPVGIVVRSAGGSLRPGIAAMCSFCHSPQPATQVRLFSAARAGESGRNGNTIGSYICEDLGCPMLIRTAPPHLNPPATIAMRGEALLQRVRNFTEDVAKTA; encoded by the coding sequence GTGAAGCCACTGACCGAAGCAGACATCCGTTCGTCGTTCGTCAACGCCACCCCGGACGAACTCGCCCAGCTGCCCATCCCCGGCCTGCACGAGACGCTGTGGGACGAGCGCGAGTTCCTCGGGTGGCGCGACCCGCAGGCCGCCCGCCGCGGCTACATCGTGTCGTGGATCGACGACCGCCCGGTCGGGATCGTCGTGCGCTCCGCCGGTGGGTCCCTCCGCCCCGGGATCGCGGCGATGTGCTCGTTCTGCCACTCCCCGCAGCCGGCGACGCAGGTCCGCCTGTTCTCGGCCGCGCGTGCCGGAGAATCGGGGCGGAACGGCAACACCATCGGCTCCTACATCTGCGAGGACCTCGGGTGCCCGATGCTGATCCGCACCGCGCCGCCGCACCTCAACCCGCCGGCGACGATCGCGATGCGCGGCGAAGCACTCCTGCAGCGGGTGCGGAACTTCACCGAGGACGTGGCGAAGACCGCGTGA
- the gcvT gene encoding glycine cleavage system aminomethyltransferase GcvT has translation MPTSPLRSSPLEPAHEAAGATFTDFAGYRMPVRYSSDLAEHHAVRQAAGVFDLSHMAEVGVTGPQAVAFLDHALAGSFGAMPVGRAKYSLLLTEDGGILDDLVVYRTDEDVFLVVANASNRQVAVDALTARADGFDVEVSDDSDTTALVAIQGPAAAGTLDALVVADRLQPESPLDELGYYRALHAVFDGAEVLVARTGYTAEDGFEVYSDPSVAGALWDALLEAGADRGVVPAGLAARDTLRLEAGMPLYGHELGTDVRPAQAGLGRVVAKDGDFVGATGVTPSDDARVLVGLVAEGRRAPRAGYDVVQDGVVVGTVTSGALSPTLGHPVAMAFVDPALATEGQLLHIDVRGTAIPSTVTAFPFYRRASKG, from the coding sequence ATGCCAACGTCCCCACTGCGCTCTTCGCCGCTGGAGCCCGCCCACGAAGCCGCCGGCGCCACCTTCACCGACTTCGCCGGGTACCGGATGCCCGTCCGGTACTCGTCCGACCTCGCCGAGCACCACGCCGTGCGTCAGGCCGCCGGTGTCTTCGACCTCTCGCACATGGCCGAGGTCGGCGTCACCGGTCCGCAGGCCGTGGCCTTCCTCGACCACGCACTCGCCGGGTCGTTCGGCGCGATGCCGGTCGGCCGGGCGAAGTACTCACTCCTCCTCACCGAGGACGGCGGCATCCTCGACGACCTCGTCGTCTACCGCACCGACGAGGACGTCTTCCTCGTCGTCGCGAACGCGTCGAACCGGCAGGTCGCGGTGGACGCCCTGACGGCACGGGCCGACGGCTTCGACGTCGAAGTGTCGGACGACTCGGACACCACCGCACTGGTCGCGATCCAGGGCCCGGCCGCTGCCGGGACGCTCGACGCGCTCGTCGTCGCCGACCGGCTCCAGCCGGAGAGCCCCCTCGACGAGCTCGGGTACTACCGGGCGCTGCACGCGGTGTTCGACGGCGCCGAGGTCCTCGTCGCCCGCACCGGCTACACCGCCGAGGACGGCTTCGAGGTCTACAGCGACCCGTCCGTCGCCGGAGCGCTCTGGGACGCCCTGCTCGAGGCCGGCGCCGACCGCGGGGTCGTGCCCGCCGGCCTCGCCGCCCGCGACACCCTCCGGCTCGAGGCGGGCATGCCGCTCTACGGGCACGAGCTCGGCACCGACGTCCGTCCCGCCCAGGCCGGCCTCGGCCGGGTCGTGGCGAAAGACGGCGACTTCGTCGGCGCCACCGGCGTCACCCCGTCGGACGACGCCCGCGTGCTCGTCGGCCTGGTCGCCGAGGGCCGCCGGGCCCCGCGTGCCGGGTACGACGTCGTGCAGGACGGCGTCGTCGTCGGCACCGTCACCTCCGGTGCGCTCTCGCCGACCCTCGGCCACCCCGTCGCGATGGCGTTCGTCGACCCGGCGCTCGCCACCGAGGGACAGCTCCTCCACATCGACGTCCGCGGAACGGCCATCCCCAGCACCGTCACCGCGTTCCCCTTCTACCGCCGCGCCTCGAAAGGCTGA
- the gcvH gene encoding glycine cleavage system protein GcvH codes for MTDQTALQYTADHEWLLVEGDTVTVGITDHAAEQLGDVVHVELPAVGTATTAGEQIGEIESTKSVGELFAPIEGEVVAINDAVVDAPDTVNQDPFGDGWLVKIKVDGTSFPEDLMDHDAYRASIA; via the coding sequence ATGACCGACCAGACCGCACTCCAGTACACGGCCGACCACGAGTGGCTGCTCGTCGAGGGCGACACCGTCACCGTCGGCATCACCGACCACGCCGCCGAACAGCTCGGTGACGTCGTCCACGTCGAGCTCCCCGCCGTCGGCACCGCCACCACCGCGGGCGAGCAGATCGGCGAGATCGAGTCGACCAAGAGCGTCGGCGAGCTCTTCGCCCCGATCGAGGGCGAGGTCGTGGCGATCAACGACGCGGTCGTCGACGCCCCCGACACCGTCAACCAGGACCCGTTCGGCGACGGCTGGCTCGTCAAGATCAAGGTGGACGGCACCTCCTTCCCCGAGGACCTCATGGACCACGACGCGTACCGGGCGTCCATCGCATGA